The following are encoded together in the Gilvimarinus sp. DA14 genome:
- the dapA gene encoding 4-hydroxy-tetrahydrodipicolinate synthase — MIQGSMVALVTPMNADNSLDWQRLSALVDWHLEQGTHAIVAVGTTGESATLDVDDHLAVIKHVVDQVAGRIPVIAGTGANSTSEAIELTEGAKNAGADACLLVTPYYNKPTQQGLYLHHKAIAEAVDIPQLLYNVPGRTAVDMQPEIVLELAKLPNIIGIKEATGDMVRAKAIIDAAPAGFKIISGDDETAVELMLLGGHGDISVTANVIPGKLAQMCELAIAGKADEARAINDSLMSLHRAMFLEANPIPVKWALAQMGVIGEGIRLPMTPLSDVYHEQVRTALRDAGLI; from the coding sequence ATGATTCAAGGCAGTATGGTTGCCCTGGTAACCCCGATGAACGCTGATAACTCGCTGGATTGGCAGCGACTGTCCGCCCTGGTGGACTGGCATCTGGAGCAGGGTACTCACGCCATCGTTGCTGTGGGCACCACCGGCGAGTCGGCCACCTTAGATGTCGATGACCATCTGGCGGTCATCAAACATGTGGTGGATCAGGTGGCTGGCAGAATTCCTGTGATTGCCGGCACAGGGGCGAACTCCACCTCCGAGGCGATCGAGCTTACCGAGGGTGCGAAAAACGCCGGTGCCGATGCCTGCCTACTGGTTACTCCATACTACAACAAGCCGACCCAGCAGGGTTTGTACCTGCATCATAAAGCCATTGCCGAGGCCGTAGACATTCCCCAGCTTTTATACAATGTGCCTGGACGCACTGCGGTGGATATGCAGCCGGAGATTGTGTTGGAGCTGGCTAAGCTGCCTAATATCATCGGTATTAAAGAAGCGACCGGCGATATGGTGCGTGCCAAGGCAATTATAGATGCCGCTCCCGCCGGTTTTAAAATTATCTCCGGCGATGACGAAACAGCCGTAGAGTTGATGTTATTGGGTGGGCACGGGGATATTTCTGTCACCGCTAATGTCATACCCGGCAAGCTGGCGCAGATGTGCGAGCTCGCTATCGCCGGTAAAGCTGATGAGGCTCGCGCAATTAACGACTCGCTGATGTCGTTGCACCGCGCCATGTTCCTCGAGGCCAACCCGATTCCAGTGAAGTGGGCGCTGGCGCAAATGGGGGTAATTGGCGAGGGTATTCGATTGCCGATGACGCCGCTATCCGATGTTTATCACGAGCAGGTTCGCACTGCGCTGCGAGATGCCGGACTGATTTAA